From a region of the Tenggerimyces flavus genome:
- a CDS encoding MerR family transcriptional regulator — translation MNDDLETCGIDEITPDVDGPLTIGQVATLTGLSAHTLRWYEREGLLQDVDRDAYGNRQYTRSDLRRLTMLMRLRTTGMPVSEMQRYAQLLRGGDDTEPERAKLLEQHRDRVLGHIADLHRDLDMINRKIASYRHAKPPALSA, via the coding sequence GTGAACGACGACCTTGAAACCTGTGGCATCGACGAGATCACCCCAGACGTCGACGGACCGCTCACCATCGGCCAGGTCGCGACACTCACCGGCCTGAGCGCGCACACGCTGCGGTGGTACGAGCGGGAAGGCCTGCTCCAGGACGTCGACCGCGACGCCTACGGCAACCGGCAGTACACGCGATCCGACCTGCGCCGCCTCACGATGCTTATGCGGCTCCGGACGACAGGCATGCCGGTCAGCGAGATGCAGCGGTACGCCCAGCTCCTGCGCGGCGGGGACGACACCGAGCCGGAGCGCGCCAAGCTGCTGGAGCAACATCGCGACCGCGTGCTCGGCCACATCGCCGACCTACACCGCGATCTGGACATGATCAACCGCAAGATCGCCTCGTACCGGCACGCCAAACCACCCGCCTTGTCGGCGTAA